A stretch of Kaistella flava (ex Peng et al. 2021) DNA encodes these proteins:
- a CDS encoding IS3 family transposase, producing the protein MEYSKEIHNMSLRKACKVFSLRSSVYYYRQVFKSSDDEIRAELILVADSNQTWGFWMMHNRLKNLGFGWNHKRVYRIYKSMRLNLRSKRKKRLPARIKQPLVRPIYPNVTWSMDFMHDSLENGKSVRTLNIIDDFNREILNITIDSSLPSSKVIFQLEQLIEWRGKPEKIRVDNGPEFIAEKMKDYCRKENIELGFIQPGKPTQNSLIERFNRTFRTEFLSVYLFENIRQMRNYAEIWMWMYNNERPHSALQYLTPRDFLLKYGKLNQNSAHEFPTFQQNFNNDNNKILTKNSTFECA; encoded by the coding sequence GTGGAATATTCGAAAGAGATCCATAACATGAGTTTGCGCAAGGCTTGTAAAGTGTTCAGTCTAAGAAGTTCAGTTTATTATTATCGTCAGGTATTTAAAAGTTCAGATGATGAGATCCGTGCAGAACTTATTTTAGTTGCGGATTCTAATCAAACGTGGGGGTTTTGGATGATGCACAATCGGTTGAAAAACTTAGGCTTTGGATGGAATCACAAAAGGGTTTACCGGATTTATAAGTCAATGAGATTAAATTTGCGAAGCAAAAGGAAGAAGCGGCTTCCAGCACGGATAAAACAACCACTGGTTCGCCCCATCTATCCGAACGTGACTTGGAGCATGGATTTTATGCACGACAGTTTGGAAAATGGCAAAAGCGTGAGAACCCTTAATATCATTGACGATTTTAACAGAGAGATTTTAAACATCACTATTGATAGCAGTTTGCCCTCGTCAAAAGTAATTTTTCAACTCGAACAATTAATTGAGTGGCGTGGAAAACCAGAAAAAATAAGAGTGGACAACGGACCGGAATTTATTGCAGAAAAAATGAAAGATTATTGCCGCAAAGAGAATATCGAACTGGGCTTCATTCAACCAGGGAAACCTACACAAAACTCATTGATTGAGAGGTTTAACAGAACGTTCCGGACAGAGTTTTTAAGTGTTTATCTCTTTGAGAACATCAGACAAATGAGAAATTATGCAGAAATATGGATGTGGATGTACAATAATGAGAGACCGCATAGTGCGTTACAATACCTTACACCACGGGATTTTTTATTGAAATATGGAAAACTCAATCAAAATAGCGCACATGAGTTTCCCACATTCCAACAAAATTTCAACAACGACAACAATAAAATATTAACAAAAAACTCTACTTTTGAGTGTGCCTAA
- a CDS encoding transposase produces the protein MKNSKFSEVQIIKILSEQNQGKTVNEICRNHGISQPTFYNWKSKYGGLDVQQLSKMKEMEKQLSQYKKIVAEQTLEIVVLKDVIEKKL, from the coding sequence ATGAAAAACAGTAAATTTTCAGAAGTTCAGATTATCAAGATTTTATCTGAACAAAATCAGGGAAAGACGGTGAATGAGATTTGCCGCAATCACGGAATAAGTCAGCCAACCTTTTACAATTGGAAGAGTAAATATGGTGGATTGGATGTTCAGCAACTTTCAAAGATGAAAGAGATGGAAAAGCAACTTTCGCAATATAAAAAGATTGTAGCTGAGCAAACTTTGGAGATTGTCGTTTTAAAAGATGTGATCGAAAAAAAGCTCTAA